The proteins below come from a single Demetria terragena DSM 11295 genomic window:
- a CDS encoding SDR family NAD(P)-dependent oxidoreductase: MTTIDLTGRVALVTGGAQGLGAGMAEALAAAGARVMVADVQDASGTAAALGEGHSSVVLDVADDAAWEKAIAATVEQLGGLDILVNNAGIEITSLLSDVSADDVQKMLNVNILGTTLGIKNGFRAMRPDGPAGKGGVIINIASVAATIAFPGIGVYSATKSAVDRLTRVAAMESGALGFGVRVNCVYPGLVPTAMGAGLANDVAEIGLFESPDAAVAAVVAQTPGGRLGTVEDMADAVVFLASDAAKFITGAGLPVDGGMGM; the protein is encoded by the coding sequence ATGACCACGATCGACTTGACCGGACGAGTAGCACTGGTGACCGGCGGCGCACAGGGCCTTGGCGCCGGAATGGCAGAGGCGCTTGCGGCGGCTGGCGCGCGGGTCATGGTCGCCGACGTGCAGGACGCATCGGGTACGGCGGCCGCTCTCGGCGAGGGACACAGCTCTGTCGTGCTCGACGTGGCTGACGATGCTGCGTGGGAGAAGGCCATCGCCGCCACCGTTGAGCAGTTGGGTGGCCTGGACATCCTGGTCAACAACGCAGGTATTGAGATCACCTCGCTCCTATCGGACGTGTCAGCCGACGACGTGCAGAAGATGCTCAACGTCAACATCCTGGGCACCACCCTCGGGATCAAGAACGGGTTCCGTGCCATGCGTCCAGATGGGCCTGCGGGCAAGGGCGGCGTGATCATCAACATCGCCTCGGTTGCGGCGACCATCGCCTTTCCAGGCATTGGCGTCTACTCCGCCACCAAGTCCGCGGTGGATCGCCTCACTCGCGTTGCCGCGATGGAATCCGGAGCCCTGGGCTTCGGCGTCCGCGTCAACTGCGTCTACCCCGGCCTGGTGCCGACCGCCATGGGAGCTGGCCTGGCCAACGACGTGGCCGAGATCGGGCTCTTCGAATCACCCGACGCTGCCGTGGCCGCGGTCGTCGCCCAGACGCCCGGCGGGCGCCTCGGCACGGTCGAGGACATGGCCGACGCGGTCGTCTTCCTTGCCTCCGATGCCGCGAAGTTCATCACCGGCGCGGGCTTGCCCGTCGACGGTGGCATGGGCATGTAG
- a CDS encoding DUF5938 domain-containing protein has protein sequence MSTKPVIVYGASGYTGRLVCEYLREYNVPFIAAGRSAEKLQDSMDSHVAGIETADYEVVAVEHTVEALTELFQGAKVVLNTVGPFSELGPAVVEACLAAGCHYTDTTGEQDWLITCDEKYGAEFAEAGLLLSPGIAHMYTTGEIAAQVALETPGLDTLDIAVFWGGSPTIASTRTILVNAATSSAYFLQQNEYAPFDPAQGLVPLVVPGQHELAQSLPWGGTSHPVWFKRDPRVANCRAQGGVFNAALMTNVPQIVASALEATKDMDEEQRNEALTATARQVMDQMPPRENPRLNKSLDSVHASGPLGRVHVALHGNSNYKQTGLLQAYAAYYLLQQPPLRVGFASGCQAFGHRELLGVLQAFGLVSAPVVTTQV, from the coding sequence ATGAGTACCAAGCCCGTCATCGTCTACGGCGCCAGCGGCTACACCGGCCGCCTGGTCTGCGAATACCTGCGCGAATACAACGTGCCGTTTATCGCGGCCGGCCGCAGCGCCGAGAAGTTGCAGGACTCGATGGATTCGCACGTCGCCGGCATTGAGACCGCCGATTATGAGGTCGTCGCCGTGGAGCACACGGTTGAAGCACTCACCGAACTCTTCCAGGGCGCCAAGGTCGTGCTCAACACCGTCGGCCCGTTCTCCGAACTGGGTCCGGCGGTCGTCGAGGCGTGCCTGGCCGCTGGCTGTCACTACACCGACACCACCGGCGAGCAGGACTGGCTGATCACCTGCGACGAGAAGTACGGCGCCGAGTTCGCCGAGGCTGGCTTGCTGCTCTCCCCCGGTATCGCGCACATGTACACCACGGGTGAGATCGCAGCCCAGGTCGCGTTGGAGACGCCCGGTTTGGACACGCTGGACATCGCGGTGTTCTGGGGTGGCAGCCCGACCATCGCATCGACCCGCACCATTCTGGTCAACGCGGCGACCTCCTCGGCATACTTCCTCCAGCAGAACGAATACGCGCCCTTTGACCCGGCACAGGGTTTGGTACCTCTCGTCGTACCCGGCCAGCACGAACTCGCCCAGTCCTTGCCGTGGGGTGGCACCTCACACCCGGTGTGGTTCAAGCGCGACCCGCGAGTCGCCAACTGCAGGGCTCAGGGCGGCGTGTTCAACGCGGCACTGATGACCAATGTCCCGCAGATCGTCGCCAGCGCCCTTGAGGCCACCAAGGACATGGACGAGGAGCAGCGCAACGAGGCGCTCACCGCGACAGCTCGGCAGGTCATGGACCAGATGCCACCGCGCGAGAACCCGCGCCTGAACAAGTCGTTGGACTCGGTGCATGCATCAGGACCGTTGGGTCGAGTGCATGTTGCCCTGCACGGCAATAGCAACTACAAGCAGACGGGTCTCTTGCAGGCCTATGCCGCCTACTACCTGCTGCAGCAGCCGCCATTGCGGGTGGGTTTTGCGTCCGGGTGCCAGGCCTTTGGCCACCGCGAGTTGCTTGGCGTTCTGCAGGCCTTCGGCCTGGTGTCCGCCCCCGTCGTGACCACGCAGGTCTGA
- a CDS encoding DoxX family protein — protein MKSFLNPSAAVTDAVLLITRILLGVVMIAHGSQKFFDQGIDTVSKSFDGMGIPLPTVAAYFTASVELVGGVLLVVGALTVVVGVLFACVMAGAFWFTHREAGLFASEGGWEFVAVLGAFALALAAVGPGRYSVDSMATGRR, from the coding sequence ATGAAGAGTTTTCTCAACCCGTCCGCGGCTGTCACCGATGCCGTCCTGCTGATCACCCGAATCCTGTTGGGAGTCGTGATGATTGCCCACGGGTCTCAGAAATTCTTTGACCAGGGAATCGACACGGTGAGCAAGAGTTTTGACGGGATGGGCATACCGCTGCCCACCGTGGCGGCGTACTTCACCGCGTCCGTCGAGCTAGTCGGTGGCGTCCTGTTGGTTGTCGGCGCTCTCACGGTCGTTGTGGGCGTCCTGTTTGCCTGCGTGATGGCTGGCGCGTTCTGGTTCACCCACCGTGAGGCCGGTCTGTTCGCCTCCGAAGGTGGCTGGGAGTTCGTTGCGGTGCTCGGCGCGTTTGCGTTGGCCTTGGCGGCAGTCGGTCCTGGCCGCTACAGCGTGGACAGCATGGCCACCGGTCGGCGTTGA
- a CDS encoding 3-keto-5-aminohexanoate cleavage protein: MNRKVVLTCAVTGAGDTAGRSEHVPVSPDEIAADAIAAARAGASVIHIHVRDIETTKSSREVAYYREVVRQIKASDVDPVINLTAGMGGDLILNPQAPTEHMPGTDLINALDRLPHVEELLPEICTLDCGSLNFGDGSTLYVSTPDMLREGSKRIQTLGVRPELEIFDTGNLWFANVLVEEGLIEAPPLFQLCMGIPYGAPPNPELLHTMVNMLPEGAQFTSFALGRNQLPWVAQSVLAGGHARVGLEDNLYLSKGVKATNVALTERAVSIIEDLGAQVATPEEARQIWRLRVQTPMAEGVRL, encoded by the coding sequence ATGAATCGCAAAGTCGTCCTGACGTGCGCCGTCACCGGGGCGGGTGACACCGCCGGCCGGAGCGAGCACGTTCCCGTGAGCCCCGATGAGATTGCCGCCGACGCGATCGCGGCCGCTCGCGCTGGGGCATCGGTGATCCATATCCACGTGCGCGACATCGAGACGACGAAAAGCTCCCGGGAGGTCGCGTACTACCGCGAAGTGGTTCGACAGATCAAGGCCTCCGACGTCGACCCCGTCATCAACCTCACGGCCGGAATGGGCGGGGATCTCATCCTGAATCCCCAGGCACCCACGGAGCACATGCCCGGCACTGACCTCATCAACGCGTTGGACCGGCTGCCGCATGTAGAGGAACTCCTCCCGGAGATTTGCACGCTGGACTGCGGGTCACTCAACTTCGGTGATGGCTCGACCCTCTATGTATCCACTCCCGACATGCTGCGCGAGGGCTCCAAACGCATTCAAACCCTTGGGGTGCGTCCGGAGTTGGAGATCTTTGACACCGGAAACCTGTGGTTCGCGAACGTCCTGGTGGAGGAAGGACTCATCGAGGCACCGCCGCTGTTCCAGTTGTGTATGGGGATTCCCTACGGTGCGCCGCCGAACCCTGAACTCCTGCACACCATGGTCAACATGCTGCCGGAGGGCGCCCAATTCACGTCGTTCGCGCTCGGCCGCAACCAGTTGCCCTGGGTGGCCCAGTCCGTGCTCGCCGGTGGGCATGCCCGTGTCGGGCTGGAGGACAACCTCTACCTATCCAAGGGCGTGAAAGCGACCAATGTCGCGCTCACTGAGCGCGCGGTATCGATCATTGAAGACCTCGGTGCGCAGGTGGCGACACCCGAGGAAGCCCGGCAGATCTGGCGGCTACGAGTGCAGACCCCTATGGCCGAAGGAGTGCGCCTGTGA
- a CDS encoding AMP-binding protein, producing the protein MRIVDFLDKGASLNPAAPCLTTDGASLSYADVQETSFEVAAALHAAGVRAGSSVAILASNDPTAFSCVFGISRAGAVWCPINPRNEAAENRELLDLFDCEVLFFQRSYADLVAAIAPDLPKVRVWVCLDASSAALDERLPDALTWSDFLAPGRQEVGRVDLPAVDDRAMIAGTGGTTGRPKGVTLSGTNLETMTAITLMAYPFDGRPVYLALAPLTHAAGVLSFPILCLGGEIVIMRAPDVGGFLEHLEHHQVTHTFLPPTLIYMVLGHEALERTDRSSLQCFWYGAAPMSATRLEEALTRIGPVMAQLFGQTEAPMMISTMSPADHFGPDGAPALDKLSSAGRPAPLVTVAILDDKGNQLPRGERGEIGVRSSLVTAGYYKNPEATAEVSAHGWHHTGDIGYLDEDGFLFIVDRAKDMIITGGFNVFSTEVEQALMAHPAVRDCAVIGRPDEKWGERVEAVIQPVPDVDFDAGELMAFVKGRIGSVKTPKVIHVWTDLPRSKVGKVLKNEIKDGLAAP; encoded by the coding sequence ATGCGCATCGTCGACTTCTTGGACAAGGGCGCTTCGCTTAACCCGGCCGCGCCATGTCTGACTACGGATGGAGCCTCACTGTCGTACGCCGACGTGCAGGAGACGTCCTTCGAGGTCGCCGCTGCGCTCCACGCTGCAGGGGTGCGCGCGGGAAGTTCGGTGGCCATTCTGGCCTCCAACGACCCGACCGCGTTCTCCTGTGTTTTCGGGATCAGTCGGGCTGGTGCCGTGTGGTGTCCCATTAACCCGCGGAACGAGGCAGCAGAGAACCGTGAACTGCTCGACCTGTTCGACTGCGAGGTGCTGTTCTTTCAGCGCTCGTATGCCGACCTGGTCGCCGCTATCGCACCCGACCTCCCGAAAGTGCGCGTCTGGGTCTGCCTTGACGCTTCGTCCGCTGCCCTGGACGAACGTCTGCCAGACGCGCTCACCTGGTCCGACTTCCTGGCACCAGGGCGCCAGGAAGTCGGCCGGGTCGATCTTCCCGCCGTCGACGATCGGGCCATGATCGCCGGCACGGGCGGCACCACCGGCCGACCCAAAGGGGTGACGCTCAGCGGAACCAACCTAGAGACGATGACCGCCATCACCTTGATGGCGTATCCGTTCGACGGGCGTCCGGTCTACCTCGCCCTCGCCCCACTGACCCACGCCGCGGGGGTGCTGAGCTTTCCCATCCTGTGCCTTGGCGGCGAAATCGTCATCATGCGGGCGCCGGACGTCGGCGGATTCCTGGAGCACCTCGAGCACCACCAGGTGACGCATACGTTCCTGCCACCCACGTTGATCTACATGGTCCTGGGCCATGAAGCACTCGAGCGCACCGATCGTTCCTCGCTGCAGTGTTTTTGGTACGGCGCGGCGCCCATGTCGGCGACTCGCCTGGAGGAAGCACTGACTCGAATCGGGCCAGTCATGGCCCAACTCTTCGGTCAGACCGAAGCGCCCATGATGATCTCCACGATGTCCCCCGCCGACCACTTTGGACCAGATGGCGCTCCGGCGCTGGACAAACTGTCCTCGGCGGGCCGTCCTGCTCCCCTGGTCACCGTTGCCATCCTCGACGACAAAGGGAACCAGTTGCCGCGCGGAGAGCGCGGTGAGATTGGCGTTCGCTCATCCTTGGTCACCGCGGGGTATTACAAGAACCCCGAAGCCACGGCCGAAGTCAGTGCACACGGCTGGCATCACACAGGCGACATCGGCTACCTCGATGAGGACGGCTTCCTCTTCATCGTCGACCGCGCCAAAGACATGATCATCACCGGCGGCTTCAATGTGTTCTCCACCGAAGTCGAGCAAGCCCTCATGGCGCACCCGGCCGTACGCGACTGCGCCGTGATCGGTCGCCCAGACGAAAAATGGGGCGAGCGCGTTGAAGCCGTGATTCAGCCCGTCCCCGATGTCGATTTCGACGCCGGTGAACTCATGGCCTTCGTGAAGGGCCGCATCGGGTCAGTCAAGACCCCCAAGGTCATCCACGTCTGGACCGACTTGCCGCGCTCCAAGGTGGGCAAGGTGCTCAAGAACGAGATCAAAGACGGACTCGCCGCTCCATGA
- the thrS gene encoding threonine--tRNA ligase gives MPAQFTVTIDGESRSVDAGTTGTDLFGQDRSVVAMTVNGQEQDLFRELLDGSEVAPITVDSPAGLAILRHSTAHVLAQAVQQANADAKLGIGPPITDGFYYDFDVEEPFQPEDLKALEKAMQKIINEGQTFERRVVSDGEARAELSGEPYKLELIGLKGGAEEAAEGASAEVGAGELTIYDNLRKDGSRAWGDLCRGPHVPSTKVIGNAFKVMRSAAAYWRGSEKNPQLQRIYGTAWASKDDLRAYLERLAEAEKRDHRRLGADLDLFSFPEELGSGLPVFHPKGGVIKREMEDYVRQRHLEEGFDYVGTPHISKEALFHTSGHLPYYADGMFEQFHVDETPYRLKAMNCPMHNLIFRSRGRSYRELPVRLFEFGHVYRNEKSGVVHGLTRVRGFAQDDSHSYVTREQAPGEIQHLLDFVLSLLRDFGLDDFYLELSTRDEDGEKSAKFIGSDHEWVEATRILEEVAVGSGLELVPDPGGAAYYGPKISVQARDAIGRSWQMSTIQYDFNQPERFELEYQASDGTRQRPVMIHSAKFGSIERFLGVLVEHYAGAFPPWLSPVQVLGVPVAEEFAPYLSDVLDRMREKGIRVELDDGSERFPKKIRNASKAKVPFVLIAGGEDRDAGAVSFRYRDGSQRNGVAIDDAIAEICAAIKTKAQVTSAGE, from the coding sequence GTGCCCGCACAGTTCACCGTGACCATCGATGGAGAGAGCCGATCGGTGGACGCCGGAACGACAGGCACGGACCTTTTCGGCCAGGACCGCTCCGTCGTTGCCATGACCGTCAACGGCCAGGAACAGGATCTCTTCCGCGAACTTCTCGACGGTTCGGAGGTCGCGCCGATTACCGTCGACTCACCAGCCGGTCTGGCGATCCTGCGGCACTCCACCGCGCACGTCTTGGCGCAGGCCGTCCAGCAGGCCAATGCCGACGCCAAGTTGGGGATTGGCCCGCCCATTACGGATGGCTTCTATTACGACTTCGACGTCGAAGAACCGTTTCAGCCCGAGGACCTCAAGGCCCTCGAGAAGGCCATGCAGAAGATCATCAACGAAGGGCAGACCTTCGAGCGTCGCGTAGTCAGCGACGGGGAGGCACGCGCCGAATTGTCCGGCGAGCCATACAAATTGGAGCTCATCGGCCTCAAGGGCGGAGCAGAAGAAGCCGCTGAGGGCGCGAGCGCCGAGGTCGGCGCTGGCGAGTTGACGATCTACGACAACCTGCGCAAGGACGGCAGCCGTGCCTGGGGCGACCTGTGCCGCGGCCCGCATGTGCCGTCGACCAAGGTGATCGGCAACGCGTTCAAGGTGATGCGCTCGGCTGCGGCCTACTGGCGCGGCTCAGAGAAGAATCCTCAGTTGCAGCGTATCTATGGGACCGCCTGGGCTAGCAAAGACGATCTGAGGGCCTACCTCGAGCGCCTCGCCGAAGCGGAGAAGCGTGACCACCGGCGTCTTGGCGCCGACCTTGACCTGTTCTCCTTCCCTGAGGAACTCGGCTCCGGGCTCCCGGTCTTCCACCCCAAGGGTGGGGTCATCAAACGGGAGATGGAGGACTACGTCCGCCAGCGTCACCTGGAGGAAGGCTTCGACTACGTCGGGACTCCGCACATCTCCAAGGAAGCGTTGTTCCACACTTCCGGACACCTGCCGTACTACGCCGATGGCATGTTCGAGCAATTCCATGTCGATGAGACGCCTTACCGGCTCAAGGCCATGAACTGCCCGATGCACAACCTGATCTTCCGGTCGCGCGGGCGTTCCTACCGCGAGTTGCCGGTTCGCCTTTTCGAGTTCGGCCACGTCTACCGCAACGAAAAATCCGGTGTGGTGCACGGGCTGACTCGCGTTCGCGGGTTCGCCCAGGACGACAGCCATTCGTATGTCACCCGGGAGCAGGCGCCCGGCGAGATTCAACACCTGTTGGACTTCGTGCTGTCGCTCCTGCGGGACTTCGGTCTCGATGATTTCTATCTCGAGCTGTCCACGCGCGATGAGGATGGGGAGAAGTCGGCGAAGTTCATCGGCTCAGACCATGAGTGGGTTGAGGCCACCCGCATCCTTGAGGAGGTTGCTGTGGGCTCCGGCCTGGAGCTGGTTCCCGACCCGGGCGGCGCTGCGTACTACGGGCCGAAGATCTCAGTCCAGGCCCGTGACGCGATCGGGCGTTCGTGGCAGATGTCGACGATCCAGTACGACTTCAACCAGCCCGAGCGCTTCGAGTTGGAGTACCAGGCCAGCGACGGCACCAGGCAGCGCCCCGTCATGATTCACTCGGCGAAATTCGGCTCCATCGAGCGGTTCCTCGGGGTCCTGGTCGAGCACTACGCCGGCGCGTTCCCTCCGTGGCTCTCGCCCGTCCAGGTGCTCGGGGTTCCAGTTGCGGAAGAGTTCGCTCCGTATCTGTCGGATGTTCTAGACCGCATGCGGGAGAAGGGAATTCGCGTCGAACTCGATGACGGTTCAGAGCGTTTCCCGAAGAAGATCCGCAATGCCAGTAAGGCCAAGGTGCCGTTTGTCCTCATCGCCGGGGGAGAGGACCGCGACGCGGGTGCAGTGTCGTTCCGTTACCGCGACGGCTCCCAGCGCAATGGTGTCGCGATCGACGATGCGATCGCTGAGATCTGTGCGGCCATTAAGACCAAGGCGCAGGTGACTTCTGCGGGTGAGTGA
- a CDS encoding BCCT family transporter, whose product MPEPTDPQPDTGARPPRPVKRMIKEVTRPGLVHPALIPGIGVESTRRTFATNRTVFVIAGALVAAVIIWAFASPDSIKDVGETSLAWVTGTFGWMFGILAIAIALFMLVVGYGRTGGIRLGEDDEKPEFSTVSWIAMLFSAGMGIGLLFYGPHEPLTYFLEPPHGANAEAGSPDAVQMAMAQTFLHWGPIAWAFYALVGGAIAYSAYRRGRTPLFSSLFESMLGSRAHGPLGAAIDIFAIIVTLFGTAISLGIGALQIGRGYEVVTGAGPVGNAFLIAVMAILTALFIISAVSGIKRGIRALSNINMALAGLLAVFVFIAGPTVFLLNLMPAGLTEFGSSLGTMLSRNPNQGQDASDFMAGWTTYYWAWWVAWSPFVGLFIAKISRGRTLREFTTVVVVVPAGVCFVWFSIFGGTAMHMESEGKGISGAGSPEARLFAVLDNLPLSTITSVLALLSIVIFFVTSADSASIVMGSLSQGGKPEPSSWVTITWGVLLGLTSISLLIAGGEDALGGLQAIMIDTALPFAIIIIGIMFAWWKDLQTDPYILRAKYANAAVEQGVRRGIEGHGDDFVFGATQVDEHTGAGAWLDTDDPNLTEWYVEATRESESKDRPD is encoded by the coding sequence ATGCCTGAGCCGACAGACCCCCAACCCGATACCGGAGCGCGGCCACCACGACCGGTGAAACGGATGATCAAGGAGGTGACCCGACCTGGCCTAGTCCATCCGGCCCTCATCCCCGGAATCGGAGTCGAAAGCACGCGTCGGACGTTTGCGACCAACCGGACGGTATTCGTGATCGCGGGCGCCTTGGTGGCCGCCGTGATCATCTGGGCCTTTGCGTCGCCCGACAGCATCAAGGACGTCGGAGAGACCTCGCTGGCCTGGGTGACCGGCACCTTCGGCTGGATGTTCGGCATCCTGGCGATCGCGATCGCGCTGTTCATGCTGGTGGTGGGCTATGGCCGTACCGGCGGCATCAGGCTGGGGGAGGATGACGAGAAGCCCGAGTTCTCGACGGTTTCCTGGATCGCGATGCTCTTCTCCGCGGGTATGGGCATCGGGCTGCTCTTTTACGGGCCGCACGAGCCACTGACCTATTTCCTGGAGCCACCACACGGAGCAAACGCCGAGGCCGGCTCGCCCGACGCGGTGCAGATGGCCATGGCCCAGACGTTCCTCCACTGGGGCCCCATCGCCTGGGCCTTCTACGCCCTGGTCGGCGGCGCTATCGCCTACAGCGCCTACCGGCGCGGGCGGACACCACTGTTTTCCTCCCTGTTCGAGTCGATGCTGGGGTCACGGGCGCACGGACCCCTGGGTGCCGCGATCGACATTTTCGCGATCATCGTGACCCTGTTCGGCACCGCGATCTCCCTCGGCATCGGTGCGCTACAGATTGGCCGTGGCTACGAAGTGGTCACCGGAGCCGGGCCGGTCGGCAACGCGTTTCTCATCGCCGTGATGGCCATCCTGACCGCGCTGTTTATTATCTCGGCCGTCTCCGGGATCAAGCGCGGAATCCGGGCGCTGTCCAACATCAATATGGCACTGGCTGGTCTGCTTGCGGTTTTCGTGTTTATCGCCGGACCGACCGTCTTCTTGCTCAACCTGATGCCAGCCGGACTGACCGAATTCGGGAGCAGCCTCGGCACGATGCTGTCGCGCAACCCGAATCAAGGTCAGGACGCTTCGGACTTCATGGCGGGCTGGACGACGTATTACTGGGCATGGTGGGTCGCCTGGTCGCCCTTCGTGGGACTGTTCATCGCCAAGATCTCGCGTGGTCGCACCTTGCGGGAGTTCACCACCGTCGTGGTCGTGGTTCCGGCAGGCGTGTGCTTCGTGTGGTTCTCGATCTTTGGCGGCACCGCGATGCACATGGAATCCGAGGGCAAGGGCATTAGCGGGGCCGGGAGCCCCGAGGCCAGGCTCTTCGCGGTCCTCGACAACCTGCCCCTCAGCACCATCACGTCGGTGTTGGCGCTGCTGTCCATCGTGATTTTCTTCGTGACATCGGCAGACTCCGCCTCGATCGTGATGGGCTCCTTGTCCCAAGGTGGCAAGCCTGAACCGTCGAGTTGGGTGACGATCACCTGGGGTGTCCTGCTGGGTCTGACCTCGATATCGCTGCTGATTGCCGGTGGGGAGGACGCGCTCGGTGGCCTCCAGGCGATCATGATCGACACGGCACTGCCGTTCGCGATAATCATCATCGGGATCATGTTTGCGTGGTGGAAGGACCTGCAGACCGACCCCTACATCCTGCGAGCCAAGTACGCGAACGCCGCCGTGGAGCAGGGCGTGCGGCGCGGTATCGAGGGGCACGGTGACGACTTCGTCTTCGGTGCGACCCAGGTCGATGAGCACACCGGTGCCGGTGCCTGGCTGGACACTGACGATCCGAACCTGACTGAGTGGTACGTCGAGGCCACGCGTGAGTCGGAGTCAAAGGACCGTCCGGACTAA
- a CDS encoding TetR family transcriptional regulator: MPHALDRLAMADRARQAIHLSGLSQREVAAHLGLDETKLSKSLSGVRRLTATELFSLATVTGATVQWLLGGEALVSVPPSGSDVQESGQEAHEHSPRQRAIVEAAWELVADRGFDEVRVLDIAGRAGVSTATVHHHFPHKRDLFGAALKYSVKLAFDRQVAWLSDLDDAQERLRRLLELQSPIGAAARQEWSIWVQAWARNSVGGRAPDPEYIESYRRWWSTVRAAVVDGQTQGCVRPAAPDALADEITSVLDGYGLKVLTGTLSMAAMRRQMDAYLDRAVFIHVPDKESS, encoded by the coding sequence ATGCCTCACGCCCTGGATCGTCTCGCCATGGCCGATCGAGCACGCCAAGCGATCCATCTCAGCGGTCTATCGCAGCGTGAGGTTGCGGCGCATCTCGGGCTCGATGAGACCAAACTGTCCAAATCTCTGTCTGGTGTTCGCCGCCTGACGGCGACCGAACTGTTCTCCCTGGCCACGGTCACCGGGGCGACCGTTCAGTGGCTGCTGGGCGGAGAAGCTCTGGTCTCGGTGCCACCGTCGGGGAGTGACGTCCAGGAATCTGGGCAAGAAGCCCACGAGCATTCACCACGCCAACGCGCCATCGTCGAGGCCGCGTGGGAACTCGTGGCGGATCGTGGGTTCGACGAGGTGCGCGTGCTCGACATCGCGGGCCGTGCAGGGGTGTCGACCGCGACCGTTCACCATCACTTTCCACACAAGCGCGACCTCTTCGGTGCGGCGCTGAAGTACTCGGTGAAGCTGGCCTTCGACCGCCAAGTGGCCTGGCTTTCCGATCTCGACGACGCGCAGGAGCGACTGCGCCGCCTTCTGGAGTTGCAGTCGCCGATCGGTGCGGCCGCTCGCCAGGAGTGGTCGATCTGGGTGCAGGCCTGGGCGCGCAATTCGGTTGGGGGGCGCGCACCGGACCCGGAGTACATCGAGAGTTATCGGCGATGGTGGAGCACCGTCCGTGCAGCAGTGGTCGACGGTCAAACTCAAGGGTGCGTTCGGCCCGCGGCGCCTGACGCCCTGGCTGATGAGATCACCTCGGTTCTGGACGGCTACGGCCTCAAAGTGCTGACCGGAACCCTCTCCATGGCGGCGATGCGGCGACAGATGGACGCCTACCTCGACCGAGCAGTTTTCATTCACGTTCCCGATAAGGAGTCCTCATGA
- a CDS encoding 3-hydroxyacyl-CoA dehydrogenase NAD-binding domain-containing protein, producing MNGRPEITDVKTITCVGAGTIGGGWAAYFLARGFTVRIWDPAPDAAERFTRLLEHAWPALAELDMVAGANQSDWSVHTDLAEALEGADFVQESAPEDLELKRDLLARIDAAAGPGVVVGSSTSGYGMTEMAVRTTHPERFVVGHPFNPPYLIPLVEVVGGEGTSTEVVDWAAEFYSAIGKSVIRMDREVPGFIANRLQEALWREALHMVDNGEATVEQIDRSIRDGPGLRWPFHGPMLTFHLAGGEGGMAHMLDHFGPSLKSPWTRLSAPELTRDLYDSVVAGCENASDGRSISDLMAERDAQIVALRTMMRSTAEDGKAT from the coding sequence GTGAACGGTCGACCAGAGATCACCGACGTCAAGACGATCACGTGCGTCGGAGCCGGAACGATCGGCGGCGGGTGGGCCGCATACTTCTTGGCTCGGGGTTTTACCGTCCGGATCTGGGATCCGGCGCCCGATGCTGCCGAGCGCTTTACACGGCTGTTGGAGCACGCCTGGCCAGCGCTGGCCGAACTGGACATGGTTGCCGGCGCGAACCAGAGCGACTGGAGCGTCCACACGGATCTGGCCGAAGCACTCGAAGGAGCTGACTTCGTTCAGGAATCTGCTCCTGAGGACCTGGAGCTCAAGCGCGACTTGCTCGCTCGGATTGACGCGGCCGCCGGGCCGGGCGTCGTGGTCGGTTCCTCGACGTCGGGCTACGGCATGACCGAGATGGCCGTACGCACCACGCATCCCGAGCGCTTTGTCGTCGGGCATCCCTTCAATCCGCCCTATTTGATCCCCCTCGTGGAGGTCGTCGGCGGCGAGGGCACCTCAACTGAAGTCGTCGACTGGGCTGCTGAGTTCTACTCTGCCATCGGCAAATCCGTGATTCGTATGGACCGCGAGGTCCCAGGATTCATCGCCAACCGCCTTCAGGAGGCGCTGTGGCGGGAGGCTCTGCACATGGTCGACAACGGTGAGGCAACGGTCGAGCAGATTGACCGGTCGATACGGGACGGACCGGGCCTGCGCTGGCCCTTCCACGGACCAATGTTGACCTTCCACCTGGCCGGAGGCGAGGGCGGGATGGCCCACATGCTTGACCACTTCGGGCCGTCCTTGAAGTCGCCCTGGACTCGATTGAGCGCCCCTGAGCTCACCCGCGACTTGTACGACTCGGTCGTCGCGGGCTGCGAGAACGCCAGCGATGGCCGATCGATCAGCGACCTGATGGCGGAGCGAGATGCTCAGATCGTGGCCCTGCGCACGATGATGCGCTCCACCGCCGAAGACGGGAAGGCCACCTGA